TCATCAGACCGGGGAAATCAGTTGGGAAGGCATCGGGATCGCCCGTTTACGCTCAGGACGGGATGTGCTGCATCCGACAGTGACGTTGCGGGGTGATGATCTTCTGGACACCCGCCAGCGGGACAATGTCCGCGCGCGTCTGGCAGAATTTGTCTCCTGTCATGTTGAGCGGGAACTGGCTCCCCTTTTCAGGGCGCACGCTCTCGCCGCCAGCAATGCCGAAACGCGGGGCGCTCTGCATGAAATGATGGAAGGCGCCGGACAGGCCCGCGCCCGTTTTCCATTGACGAAAATTCATCCTCTCCACCGTTTGGGCGTGCATTGCGCCCTGGGGTGGCTCTATCTGCCGGCTTTGCTCAAACCCCGGCCAATGCGTTTCCGGTCCCTTCTGTTGTCCGTGTACGCCAATATAGAGCCGATGGAGCTTCCTGCTCCTTCCGCTGTCTCGATTCCCATGACCGCATTCCCTTCATCCCACCTCGATGCTCTTGGATGGCCTGCCTGCGGTCCGGTCCGACTCCGTCTCGATATGGTGGAGAAACTTGTGGAGACGCTCTCTTTTCGTGTGCGTCAGCACAGTGTGGCGCTCCCCGAGCATTTCGCTCCCTGGCTGTGCAAGAAGACAGTGGACATACCCGCCATACTCCGCTCTCTTGGTCTGCGGCTGGAAACACCCCGTCCCCTGCCGACCAATACTGCCGGACCCAGTCCGTTCTGGATGCTGTCACGGCTTCAGAATGGTGGGAAAAAGTATCCGTCGCAGTCAGGAAAGGGGTGTCAGCCTGCAAAAGAAACGCCTTTTGCCATCCTTTCTTCCCTGCTGGCGCGCACTCCCGCCTGAACGCCATTCGCATACGGGCCATTCGGCAACACCCGTGCGATTTCAGCACCAATGGCTTGCGTCTGCGGGAAATCCGCCGCATAGGTGCGCCTCGATATGCGGGCTGAGTTCCGGCCGTCCGTTCACACCCGGCTTTGACACCCGTGTCAGGCCCCTGATAATCGGAGATGACGATGACCTACGTGGTCACTGAAAACTGCATTCGCTGCAAGTTCATGGATTGCGTGGAAGTCTGCCCGGTAGACTGCTTCTACGCTGGCGAGAATTTCCTCGTCATTAATCCTGATGAATGCATCGATTGTGGTGTTTGCGAACCGGAATGCCCGGCCGAAGCCATTTTCCCTGACAGCGATGATCGCGCCACGGCCTGGGCTGAGATCAACACAAAATATTCGGCGCTCTGGCCAAACATTACCCGCAAAGGCACCCAGCCAGCCGATGCGGAAGAATGGAAAGACAAACCCAACAAAGCTGAGCTGCTCTCTCCTGAGCCTCATAAAGACTGAGCAGACACCGCTCTGTCCTGAAAAAAGCCTGCCTTTCCATAAGGCAGGCTTTTTTTATGATGACCTGATCATCCCGGATTTAATCCGAGGGGAGAATCTACAGTTTCGCAGGAGCGGGTTCCTGACGTCACACAGAAATCTCAGCTTCGTGGATGCCGTTTTATTCTGCGTCAAAGAATGGTCACAACCTTGGCGCGCAGGCTGACCGTTTCGTTGTCGCCGATACCGGTCGTCAATAAATGACCCTGCTCAAGCCGGTGTTCGCGCCTTTCCAGTCAGAACACCTGCATAAAAAAAGCCCCACCCGAGTAAACGGGCGGGGCTTTATCAGATCTCGCATTCAGCCGCTGAAGCGACTGAATCTGATGATCTTTTAGCGCGACATCATGTGTGCGGCCGTGTTGTCCATGATGAACAGCGTACCGACAATGAGGATCATCACAAAGCCAAGGGTAAAGAGGAAGACCTTGTTATCCCAGGCGTGCTCGGATGTCGTGTTCATGTGCAGGAAGAAGATCAGGTGAACGACCACCTGAACTGCTGCCAGCACTGTAATCGCCGTCAGTGTCGCAGAGGGTGAGAGACTATGTCCCATCACCACGAAGAACGCTGCGGCCGTCAGGATAACGGCAAGGACAAACCCGATGATATACGAGGTTGCACTACCGTGGCTTGAGCCCCCATGGGCTGCTGAATGGTCGTTACTCATCAGATCATGCTCGCCAGATAGACATAGGTGAACACGCAGATCCACACGATGTCGAGGAAGTGCCAGAACAGGCTCAGCATGGTGAGCTTGTTCATCATACGCTCATTGATCGCGCTCACACCCGAGAGCTGGATGATCATGACAATGATCCACACCAGACCACAGCTCACATGGAGACCGTGAGTGGAAACCAGCGTGAAGAACGCGGACAGGAACGCACTGCGATCCGGACCAGCGCCATCAGCGATCATGTGAGCGAATTCCTTGACTTCAAGGAACACAAACCCAAGGCCAAGAAGGAAGGTCACGGCCAGCCACATCTGGACAGATTTGATCTGGCCCTTGTGAGCCGCGATCATGCCGAAACCATAGGTGATGCTCGAAATCAGGAGGAGCGCTGTTTCCAGCGCAAGCCCCGAAATTTCGAACAACTCCTTACCCGTCGGTCCGCCCGCAAACTGGTTGCGAAGGACCGCAAAGACGGCGAACAGCGATCCGAAGATGATGCAGTCCGTCATCAGATACACCCAGAACCCGAACACCGTCGGAAGTTCGTGGTGTTCGTGCTCTGCGTGCGCGTCAGAGAGAGTTGTATCGTGCGCCATTACTCAGCCGCCTGTGCCATAAGTTTGCGGGAGTGCTCGTTCTCGATCCGGGCAACTTCCTCGGCGGGGATGTAGTAATCAACATCCTGGTTCGCACTGCGTGCGATAACCGTCGCGAAAACACCCACAAGAGCGATCGCTGCCAGCCACCAGATGTACCAGATTGCAGCAAAACCAAGCACGAAGCTGAACGCGCCGACCAGGAAACCGGACGCTGTATTCTTCGGCATGTGAATCGGCTGGTAGGGTCCACCCGCCTGACGCGTGTCGATACCGTTTTCCTTGTCGTGCATGAACGCATCAAGATCATGAACGTGCGGAACGATAGCGAAGTTGTACGGCGGTGGTGGTGAGGAGGTTGACCATTCGAGCGAACGACCATTCCACGGATCACCCGTAACATCACGGTTTTCAGCAAGGTTCATGTCACGGATCGAGACATAAAGCTGCGTCACCTGACAGACGATACCGAACATGATCATCACGGCGCCGATTTCAGCAATCAGCAGCCACGGATGCCACTGCGGGTTGCTGTAGTGGTTGAGACGACGCGTCATACCCTCGAAGCCGAGGACATACAGAGGAACGAACGCGAAGTAGAAGCCGACAAACCAGCACCAGAACGCCCGCTTGCCCCAGGTTTCGTTCAGCTTGAAGCCGAAAACCTTCGGGAACCAGAAGTTCATGCCACAGACATAACCGAAATACACACCGCCGATGATGACGTTGTGGAAGTGGGCAATGAGGAAGAGACTGTTGTGGAGAACGAAGTCAGCAGCCGGGATCGCCATCATCACGCCGGTCATGCCGCCGATGGTGAAGGTGACCATGAAGCCGACAGCCCAGTACATCGTGGCGTGAAATTCAACGCGCCCTTTGTACATCGTGAACAGCCAGTTGAAGAGCTTAACGCCCGTCGGGATGGAGATGATCATCGTCGCGATACCGAAGAACGCGTTGACGTCAGCACCTGCACCCATGGTGAAGAAGTGGTGAACCCAGACGAGGAACGACAGCACCATGATGGCACAGGTCGCGTAGACCATCGTCGCATAACCGAAGAGCGGCTTGCGGGAGAACGCCGGAACGACTTCCGAGAACACACCGAATGCCGGGATAACGAGAATGTAGACTTCCGGATGACCCCATGCCCAGATCATGTTCAGGTAGAGCATCTGGTTGCCGCCACCGTCATTCGTGAAGAAGTGCATCCCGAAATAACGGTCAAGGCCAAGAAGAGCCACAGCCACGGTCAGAACAGGGAAGGCGACCATGATCAGCACGGAGGCGCAGAAAGCGGTCCATGTGAACACAGGAATCTTCATCCAGGTCATGCCTGGCGCACGCATCTTGACGATGGTGACGAAGAAGTTGACGCCTGTCAGCAGCGTGCCGACACCCGAAATCTGAACTGCCCAGATATAGTAATCGACACCGACACCGGGGCTGAACTGGGTCTCGGACAGCGGCGGATAAGCCAGCCAGCCGCACTGGGAGAACTCACCGATGAACAGTGAGACGTTGATCAGCGCGAAGGCGACTGCCGTCATCCAGAAGCTCAGGTTGTTCAGGAACGGGAACGCAACGTCGCGTGCACCGATCTGAAGCGGCACCACGAAGTTGAACAGGGCCGTCATGAACGCCATCGCCATGAAGAAGATCATGATCGTGCCATGGGCCGAAAAGATCTGGTCATAGTGATGCGGCGGCAGATAGCCGGGGTTGCCTGCGTAAGCCAGCGCAAGCTGGGTACGCATCATGATGGCGTCGGCGAAACCACGAACAAGAGCAAGCAGGGCGACGACGACATACATTACCGCCAGACGCTTGTGGTCAACGGAAGTCAGCCACTCTTTCCAGAGATAACCCCACTTGCCGAAATACGTAATCAGGCCGAGAACGGCGATACCAGCTATCGCGACGCCGAGAAATGTGCCGACAAGGATCGGCACATCCAACGGGATATCCGCGAACGATAATCTCCCTAGCATTTTGATCCTACTCCTTCATGTTCATGTCGGACATCGCGGACTGAACGTGGATCATTTTGCCCGTGCTCTTGTCCATGACCATGCCGTTATTGTACTTCGCCACGATCTGGTCGAAGAGGTTCGGCTCGACATGAGAATAGTATTTAACCGGCTCGGCCTCGCTTGGAGCAGCAAGACGCGGGTAGGTCTGGTCATCCAGCTGATCGGATGAAGAACGCACTTTCTCGACCCATGCTGCATACTGATCCTGCGGCATTGCGAGTGTACGGAACTGCATATCCGAGAAGCCACGACCACTGTAGTTGGCGGACTCACCGAGGTAGTCACCGGCTTCCGTCGCCATCAGATGAAGCTGCGTCTGCATGCCCGCCATGGCGTAGATCATCGAACCAAGACGCGGAATGAAGAACGAGTTCATAACGGCATCGGACGTGATGACGAAGTGAACAGGTGTATTCACCGGAATCGCCAGCTGGTTGACGGTGGCGATACCTTCATTCGGGTAGATGAAGAGCCATTTCCAGTCCAGAGCAACAACCTCGACCTCAAGAGGCTTGGTGTTCGCTTCGGCGTCCAGCGGACGATAGGGATCCAGCGAGTGGCAGGTCTGATAGGTGATGACCGCCAGGAAGATGATGATCAGGGTCGGGATACCCCAGATAGCCGCCTCGATCTTGTTCGAGTGACTCCACTTGGGAAGATATTCGGCTTCCGTATTGGACTCCCGATACTTCCAGGCAAAGTAGCATGCCATGATGATTGTCGGGACAACCACAATGAGCATTGCGATCGTCGACTCAACGATCAGGGTTTTCAATTGGTCTCCCACTGGCCCCTTGGGGTCCAGGATGTCCCAGTCACATCCCGCCAGTGGAAGCACCGAAGCAAGACCAGCCAGTCTGGCTGCTCCCTTCAGGCACTTGTTTCTCATCGTACGTCCCTCGATTCTGACATACTTGTAGGTCTCTCTCCAACAAGGTCGTTCCGGATCACACCTGCCCACAGGCACAGGATCACTTCCGTCCGCGTTGCATTACAATGATTCAATAATCCCACAATTTAGTTATCACAATGCACCTTGCGCCTCTCTCTTCCGCCGTTTCCGGCCACAGGCAGGCCAGATCATCCCAAATATGGCATCACGTAATATTTCAATATATTTCATAAGCAGAAAAATGCATCCATTTACCGCCACAAACCCGACCTTTAGCTATCCTCGCCTTCTTCACAGAATTGCGTTTCTTTCTAAATGTTTTCGCATAAGTGTTATTTTTTTTAATGTGCCATGCATAACACGGGAAGGACACGCTCACTAAGCGCGGAGACTCTTTGAACAAAAAAAGCCCCGACCTCTGGAAGGCCGGGGCAGAGTCGCACAGATCAGGCGAAGTTCAGCACCTTCACTCGCTGTTGCTGTTCCGGGTTCCCATGAACTGCAGCATAAACTGAAAGAGGTTGATGAAGTTCAGATACAGTCCCAGCGCGTCATAGACCGAGCGTTTCGCAGCACCTTCCGGCCCCTCATAATAAGCGAATTGTGGGTAGGTCACCTTGATCCGCTGAGTGTCGAACGCTGTCAGTCCGATGAAAAGGAAGACGCCCACCACACTGTAGATGAAGTAGATTGCCGGGCTGCCGATGAACATATTCACCAGACCCGCGATCACGAGACCGATCAGCCCCATCATCAGAAAAGACTGAAAGCGGATCAGATTGGCGCCGGTGGTGTAGGCCCACAGGGACGTTGCCCCGAAAGTTGCAGATGTCACGAGAAACACCCGCGCTACCGAGACGCCGGTGTAAAGAAGAAGGATGCTGGAAAGGCTGGCCCCCATCACTCCACAGAACAGCCAGAACATCATCTGCACGGCTGAACGGGAAAGACGGTTCACACCGAAAGACATCACCATAACGAAGCCCAGCGGCGCAATCATCGCCAGCCAGCCCAGGCCCGTTGGCGCAACCTGATAGCCCTGAACATGGAAGAACAGGGAGCGCACAGAAGGTATCTCGGCGATCAGATAGGCAACAAGCGCTGTAAGCAACAGGCCTGATGCCATCCAGTTATAAACTCGGAGCATGTAAGCCCGTAGCCCTTCATCCACAGTCGCGGACTGAGCGCCGGTGGCAAAAGGCGACGAACGAAAGTCGCGACTGAAGGACATAACCACTCCTTAAACTGTCAGACGGCCTGACTGTGTGCTTGCTATAATATTATATAGGCTTGGAAGAACGCTCTTCAAGAACGCCACCATCCGAACCGCTTTACACTTCTCTCTTATAGAGCATCGCCAGGGCAAAAGGCGACTCTTACAATCAAAGACGACGGCGCCGCGCACGGGAAAAACATTACAGCCTCGTCACCGAAACGATTCTGCGACAGTCTGGTTCCTCCCCCTCCTTATCCATCACCTTTCCGTGAGACTGGATAAGGACTCTTTCCTTCCGATGCGCTCCTCACCCCCCTGATTTTGGACGTTTACACCACCTTCAAAAAACAGGCTGCATTCCGACATACACCCGTCACACCAAAGAAAAGCGCAATTTTCTGTCCATTTTTTCATGTTATCAAACCGTATGATCCGTTGGAGCCGTGAGGTTCCTCTCCATTTCACGCATAGGCCGTAATCAGATGACACGATTGACATCATTGGTTCATGTCGGCTGACTGCGACACAACGGTAATTCCGCATTGATTTGCCGACTGA
The Acetobacter aceti genome window above contains:
- the fdxA gene encoding ferredoxin FdxA, which codes for MTYVVTENCIRCKFMDCVEVCPVDCFYAGENFLVINPDECIDCGVCEPECPAEAIFPDSDDRATAWAEINTKYSALWPNITRKGTQPADAEEWKDKPNKAELLSPEPHKD
- the cyoD gene encoding cytochrome o ubiquinol oxidase subunit IV, whose protein sequence is MSNDHSAAHGGSSHGSATSYIIGFVLAVILTAAAFFVVMGHSLSPSATLTAITVLAAVQVVVHLIFFLHMNTTSEHAWDNKVFLFTLGFVMILIVGTLFIMDNTAAHMMSR
- the cyoC gene encoding cytochrome o ubiquinol oxidase subunit III, which produces MAHDTTLSDAHAEHEHHELPTVFGFWVYLMTDCIIFGSLFAVFAVLRNQFAGGPTGKELFEISGLALETALLLISSITYGFGMIAAHKGQIKSVQMWLAVTFLLGLGFVFLEVKEFAHMIADGAGPDRSAFLSAFFTLVSTHGLHVSCGLVWIIVMIIQLSGVSAINERMMNKLTMLSLFWHFLDIVWICVFTYVYLASMI
- the cyoB gene encoding cytochrome o ubiquinol oxidase subunit I yields the protein MLGRLSFADIPLDVPILVGTFLGVAIAGIAVLGLITYFGKWGYLWKEWLTSVDHKRLAVMYVVVALLALVRGFADAIMMRTQLALAYAGNPGYLPPHHYDQIFSAHGTIMIFFMAMAFMTALFNFVVPLQIGARDVAFPFLNNLSFWMTAVAFALINVSLFIGEFSQCGWLAYPPLSETQFSPGVGVDYYIWAVQISGVGTLLTGVNFFVTIVKMRAPGMTWMKIPVFTWTAFCASVLIMVAFPVLTVAVALLGLDRYFGMHFFTNDGGGNQMLYLNMIWAWGHPEVYILVIPAFGVFSEVVPAFSRKPLFGYATMVYATCAIMVLSFLVWVHHFFTMGAGADVNAFFGIATMIISIPTGVKLFNWLFTMYKGRVEFHATMYWAVGFMVTFTIGGMTGVMMAIPAADFVLHNSLFLIAHFHNVIIGGVYFGYVCGMNFWFPKVFGFKLNETWGKRAFWCWFVGFYFAFVPLYVLGFEGMTRRLNHYSNPQWHPWLLIAEIGAVMIMFGIVCQVTQLYVSIRDMNLAENRDVTGDPWNGRSLEWSTSSPPPPYNFAIVPHVHDLDAFMHDKENGIDTRQAGGPYQPIHMPKNTASGFLVGAFSFVLGFAAIWYIWWLAAIALVGVFATVIARSANQDVDYYIPAEEVARIENEHSRKLMAQAAE
- the cyoA gene encoding ubiquinol oxidase subunit II, producing MRNKCLKGAARLAGLASVLPLAGCDWDILDPKGPVGDQLKTLIVESTIAMLIVVVPTIIMACYFAWKYRESNTEAEYLPKWSHSNKIEAAIWGIPTLIIIFLAVITYQTCHSLDPYRPLDAEANTKPLEVEVVALDWKWLFIYPNEGIATVNQLAIPVNTPVHFVITSDAVMNSFFIPRLGSMIYAMAGMQTQLHLMATEAGDYLGESANYSGRGFSDMQFRTLAMPQDQYAAWVEKVRSSSDQLDDQTYPRLAAPSEAEPVKYYSHVEPNLFDQIVAKYNNGMVMDKSTGKMIHVQSAMSDMNMKE
- a CDS encoding Bax inhibitor-1/YccA family protein, translating into MSFSRDFRSSPFATGAQSATVDEGLRAYMLRVYNWMASGLLLTALVAYLIAEIPSVRSLFFHVQGYQVAPTGLGWLAMIAPLGFVMVMSFGVNRLSRSAVQMMFWLFCGVMGASLSSILLLYTGVSVARVFLVTSATFGATSLWAYTTGANLIRFQSFLMMGLIGLVIAGLVNMFIGSPAIYFIYSVVGVFLFIGLTAFDTQRIKVTYPQFAYYEGPEGAAKRSVYDALGLYLNFINLFQFMLQFMGTRNSNSE